The sequence AAAGTCGTCTAAAAGTTTTGCTTCGCGAGTTGTCAAGTTAATAACGTCCTCACTAATCAACAATACTTTTACAATCGGCTCCAAGCACAAGTATTTTATGCGAATTGTCATAATCTGGTTTACTTTTCGTCACTTGCAAACTGTCTGCAAATCTCTGACAACTACCAGAACGTATATTTGTATCAGATACAgataataaatgaccatttgttttaaataaatcatttgtcAAACACAACAATTTGTCATcctcttcttgttgttgttgttcaaaaATATTATAAAGAGATTTCATGGCGCTGCTTAAATGCTCCAAACACGTTGTATCCAAATCCACATTCCGACTCAAAGCACGTAAACACATCAAAAGCAGAAACACATCACAGCTCAGCAAAGGCTCTTTTCCGAGGAGCACGAGAACGCACCGTCACAAAGAAGCATAGCACGGAGATTACAGCTGCACCAGGTCTGACTCTCCTCTTGTTTATAACCCATGTGTTTGGGGTTTTACTCCGAATCAACTATACACTTAGCATCATCACATAATCTGtcattgaaatgtgtttttagaacAGACGAAAAAATAAACGTTTTCCGTGGTATCAGACCGAGAAACTTCAGAAGCCTGTTTCCAACTGGGCGGGTTTGCACTGAGCGCTGACAGTACTGTGTGATGTCAGGTTAGGACTCTGAGTCCAGCTCATAACAACACTTCAACTTCTGAAAGAAACGGATTTTACCTTCAGGACAAACGCGTTTTCTCCAGCACATGTTGATAATGAGTTTATCTTGATATGGACACGAGGGTTTGAACCTCTTTTCTGAACAGCCTTAATAATTCCGTGGATTTTCACAATAAGTCAAATTTACACTTCCTCAGGATTCCCGcggggtcttaaaaagtctcaaATTTTATAATCTGAATTTTAGgccaaaaaaatactttaaaagtcttaaatttgatttagctaggtcttaaaaatgtattggattAGGATGTTACTTCGCGATAACTTGCTCTCcagtaaatgttttttgggGAAATGTCCGCGCTAAGTAAGCATTACGGTAATCAGTGAGCTGTAGACTCACTCGTAAGAATGTGTTGGAATTGTATTGTGCACCGTGTCACACAAAATAAGTAGGTCACCAGGCCCATggtactactattactactactactacttctgtTTTTACTACTTcaagtaatgataataattataatacagTTTAGTCTTAGAGCTGCTCACTGCATAAgcaaataaaacagacaaagcTAATAAAAGCAAGTTACTGTAATTACAAGTCATAATCACACATTACTGCTTGGATTGGATTTTGGTccttatattgttttttaaagcaggaaGACATGCACACTAATTGTAAAGTAAAAAGGCTCTTGAACACCAATACAAATTGGAATCAAACTGGCCTCATTGAAATAGGTCCAGATTGAGTTAGGATCCAGAGCGGGTTTTGCAGaattgagaaataaaaaataaaaaaagtgaatttgTTCTTCAGTTCTGTGTTGGAACACGGTGTAAAGGTTCTGTGTTGGGACACCAACTGAAGGACTAGAAACTCTAAGTTCTAGTTTCGTAGACAAGCTGGGAAATCTAGTGCTTTATGAAGCCTCTCACTCAATGTCAGCATTGGCTCCAGTCCCTCTGCAACCCTCAaatgatgatggatggatggatggatggatggatggtgtacctacatttcaaatgttaaaagtCAATCTCGATCAAATCACTGCACAGTTGTGGTCATAATGTCCCATTCACAGGGAGATACTGAACACTACTGACACTAAACTATGTCACTAAAAGCTCAAAACTACAAACTTGTGCCCAGAAATATTGAGATTTTTCTAAAATCTTTTCTGAAACCCTGGAAATGCCTCAAACTCATGTCATATAGGATGACATATTCAtagtcttttcattttattttttctgctaCAGCAATCAATTCTATCCATAAAATGTCTGCTGAGCTGCACACTGTGAGTGGACCAGGTGGGAATGATGTAAGTCTTCAAGGCACCACAGTGGGGGGCAGCAAACCTTTACACCGCTTCATGAAAGGGCAACCCAAGACTATTGgcgtgagacacacacacacgtacatacacatacacacacacacgcacacacgcacacgcacacacacacatacacacaaataaaggcATAAACGTAACAAATATTGATTCTTCtgtcagagaaaataaataaaggcgTAAATAAAAAGCAGTGAAGGTGTCATGTTCGACTCTGTTTTTGATTTCCTTTCAGGTCGTTGTGTTGGTCTTGGGCTCGtctttctttatcatttcattTGCAATGGCAAAAGAACTCTTTAATGAGCCTCTGTGGAGAATCGACCCATCTGGCTTTATTCAGGCAATTCTGGTTGGTATTACAACAAGAGGATCATTGATCATTCGATTTTAGAGACTTAGAGGTGATTGAACAGTGGTTTGCATTGTTTATCACCAGACAACCAgatgtttgttggtttgaatcctagttcctgtgtggagtttgcatgttctttgCACATCTCAGTGGTTTTCTGGGTCTACTCCAGGttcttcctcccacagtacagacacatgcagattCGGGTTAGGTTCATTGGAGACTCTAATGGCTGTAGGTGTGCATGGCCAATTTATAAACTGCTGAATAACAACAATTCAAAAAACATAGTTAGTAGTTAAGTATCAGCCTTAAGAAATATCTATACTGTTTGTAAGCGatataataaaacatctttacTCCTTCATTCACAGTTCATCATATGTGGGATTATGTATATTCTGGCAGAGCACAATCCAACCAAGAAAACAGTAAGCtctctttttgtatttaaaaagtattaCAGGCAACTTTATGACCCTGAGCCTTGCAGATACAATTTGTAAGtgattgtctgtctgtctctgctggcGTCTGCATGTAGGTCACCATATCTTTTGCTCTGAGTATTGTGTCAATACTCACGACGTTGTGGACGGACCTGCACATCCTGCCCGAATTAATACACAGACACCTCAAcaggcattatgttttcaatgACACCCGCCCAGACACAGAAGAAGGATTATGGACATCACATTATGaggtgattatttattttctggttatttgttgttgtaatttGTTGCAAATCAACCTTTTATATTTATCTGTTAAGGCTTTGTTATATGGTAATAATATATATACCATATATGATAATGATTGATCCTTTTCATTGTTTATCATGGTATCAACAGTCAAGGTATGGGTGATACTTCATGTCCCACATGGTGTCtgagatatgtgtgtttttgtttaggcCATGGGAAGGAGCTTGGAATGGATCTTTTTATTCTACACTTTTGTTAGTGCAATTATTTTAATTGTAATGTCAACTCTGGCTGGAGCTGCCCTTCGTTCCACAAGGAGTCAGGTAAAACAGCATGAAACCCCCACTTCCCCCCCACTTACACATTAATACAGACAGTGCTGAGAACTTTgatgtaaatggtctgtatttatacaacACTTTTCTATTCTTGATGACCACTAAAAAGTGCTTCACAGTACAGGTTGTTCCcattcagccattcacacacacattcatacagtgcatctctgggcagcactttttccgTGAGCagcaattcggggttcagtatctttctCCAAGGATaattcggcatgcagatggggaggaCTCTGAATCCATAATCTTCTGGTttgaggacgaccgctctaccccctaaGCCACGGCCGACCTGAATGTCCTAATCGCTAAGCGAACAGTCTCACAATATTTACTAAGCATAAGATGCAGCATGACCAATGAGGACTTCAGTCAAGCATTAGACCTTGTTTATACAGTAGTTTGTGCAACATACCTCCTGAGTGATCCGATCACTAGTGGTCAAagctaaaggccggcgcatgcttctgcatttTCAGAGACACGCAAGTACACGCAAGAGCCCTTTACGTGCTGACGTGCGTCGCTTAGTTTTTGTAACTATACGacttaaggccgaattatagtcctacgactgcaaccgcggaaggccacgcagttgcatcgacggactcgttttggtttatgcttctctaacgtgttgcgcgtgttgcaacgcaattcaccgcggAGTAACGTTTGGAGAACCATACATTAAAACGAGTCCGTCATCacaactgcgtgaaaagccgcagtcTTAATTGCAGaaccatgcgccggccttaagtgCAGGCGTGAACACGTCCTAATGTgtcctgagatctgatcactcagaTCACATCAGCAGGTGGTCTGTGACACATGTGGACATGTTGTTTTTCGCTGTGTGAACGAAAATGCGTCCTGGTCAACATACGAAGAACCACGTACTCTAACGTCTCAGACAGATTTCACAATACAATGAAGATATTTGTACATTTCTCAATGTCATCACTGACCACCACATTAGGTTTGATACTTTTTTCAaatggtctagtggcagaaacttggactatgggcagagaaggtctctggttcgtctctggttcgattccacggagagacaacaaaagacaaacctggattgatctgtccaaaaatccaagagtctccctaccctgtctagtgcccctgagcaaggcaccttactcccccatcatctgctccccgagcgccgtacatggtcgctcactgctctgtgtgtcctgcacacagatgggttaaatgcagaggttacatttacctacctgcatgagtgtgctgtgcatgtctgtgcatgtgtttggtataaataaacatatcttaatcatATTTCATAGCAGAGCTGCATACAGCTCTTGGATTACCTCAGCCCCTCTGCcgactcacagacacacaaaaacaaatacacatcttTGAACTCATACTAGGTCACAACAACATAATTTGGTCCTGGCAAACACAAttgacatttgttttaacaTATAGAGCGGGTAAGTGAGATTGGGAGACACAGTCAACCGAACACTGACCATTTGGgatcggatctctcaggacggacgTAAACACCAGATCTGAACAGAACCTTCACTTTACTTTTCTCTCCAGGCTGTTGTCATGATGACGGCTGCACCACCTGAAACTCCAGCAGAATGAAGGCCGCAACATAAACCTCTGAAATGGGACAAcgtgagaagagagaagaactATGAAGCAACAAGATCCTTGAGCCCTAAATATTAACCAGTACTAACTCGCTTTATATACAAGGCCATACAGATTGTATGTATGTCTGACTAGTATGGCCGTGTAGTGTTTATGTGATCTATTGCTTTACTGTATCGTCAGCAAGGACCTGCAGTTTACTCTGCAGCCAGCAGGCGGTGTGGATTTTCTTCAGTGTTATGTTTACACAATGATGACAGTCCGGGTGAAACTGAAAACCTCAGGCTGCCCATGAcactttaatgtgtttttttgttactATGTAAGCTCTTCTTTAAACAGCGACTCCAATAAACTCAAACACTGTGACACCTTAACACACTGTCCTCTCTTCACAGGAGATAGAACACGAGACATACCAAAAGAGAACAGGGAGTGCAGTGGTATTAATATCATGAAGTGGGTGTCCTTCCTGTGCAACTGTCACCATGAGTTTGCAGAACATAATTTGAGGTGACATTTAATTTTGTGTGCGATTGACTCAAGTTTAGCATTTCGTGAGTTTATGTTTTCCCCTTATTTAATGAAAAGTGCTGGAAAGCCACTGGTTCGTCTCTGGCTGTTGTGGTAAGACCCCGGTCGCATGGTCATTTGCCACATGGCGCCCCCTGTTGGGCTCTACTGTGTCTCCCCCACGCAGccttttcagcattttattcaGAGACTAGGTGCAAACAAaacttaaatacaaacataaatccagcaatttctgcttttgtgtagtttctctctctctctccctctctccctctctccctctctctctctctctctctctctctctttcatttatttaacgCTGGCAACttcatgtaaatataaacacaaacaaggtttAATTGttcataaacaaaaaaagactgaaaatgcataaataaaacaataaaaattcTGTTAAATCATTACCTTTGAACGGCACTTGCCAAAATTTGTATGAAAAGCAGCTGTTTTACAAGATCCCTGTCACACTTCAATATAAACTGTGTAAACTCAAGAGCAATAAAGGAGAAAGTTATTCAGTTCAaactatataatattgttgtcaTCTTGTATTTGTGTAGTGGACTGTGTATTCACAAACGTTCGACATGCTGTCACAACACTTGGTGCCAATTTGTACAAAGCTTATTACCTATTCACATCACTGGTCAGTCAGTATGACATTTTCTTTGCTTTAGTTCTGATATGTGGGAAGTTGTGTTATGATTTGTAACTTGCCAGTGAGAACGACTGCTGCTGTGATCAGGTAGTGAATACAGGTGGTGCTGCTCATATTGTGTAAACGAGATGTAAAACAAGAGCATCTCTGCAAATACTGTGGGGCGGATCTAACTTCTAgtcagttttattattttaagcattattgttttatttataccaCTACTAGTGCAGACTAAAACGTTGCTTCGTGCATATGAGAACAATCACATACACATTTTTTGGGTAGCAAACACGTGCTTATTAATTTTAtcaagcacacacagaaacattcaTTTTTCCTCTGGCCATTTGCTGAATGTAAGAAGGCAAGTTCCATTAGCAACACAGAAATACTTATAATAGCTGCaccaacacacataaacacacacacacaggcaaagaTTCTCACAATCACTAGAATTCTGCTTGTGATGCAAGGCAGCCACAACTCATCGACACTGCATCTGTcactcatgtttgtgtgttggttcgTTTATttgcaggattaagcaaaaactgatttccacccaagggatggggtcaagtgATGGGATTGTTCTTCAtattttacaacatttaaaagGATATATTCATGATTATTAGATAAGATTCTGATTTGTGACACTCAGTTTGTGACGATTAAGTGAAACAGATTCTTCATCTGCTCACACTATAGACTCTATAGTAAACAACGACTTTATGAACAGTATTGTCCAACTGTGCAGAACTGACGTAAATAGTCATTGATGGCAGTTACATTTCTGAGTATCAAGAGACGTACTGATGAGGTCATTTTAGAAGATGTCCCCTATATGATGCTTCATAATTTAAATGAGGTTACGCTGAAGAACAGAAGCGCCTCTTGGGATAATATAATTGTGACACAGTCAATTTGATTCACCACTTATATAACTTTTTTGGACGAAAACTcgacataaatacacaaatacatttaacaaaatACACATGATAGCAGGGTTGATGTATCAGTCTGTGTAATgcaggtgtacctaataaactgaccCTTGAGTGCCTTCCAGACTAGATGGCTTGTTAATGGCGTCACTATGTTAACGTTGAATCCCTCCGCCAGGCTGGACAGCTGCTGATGTGAGAAGTAGTCCCAGACAAAACAGATCGTTTCTTTAATCATATCCCTCGACACAATAATTATGAGTTCAGAAAGTTAATTTACAAATGAACCAAGTTGGTGTTTGAAATGACTGTGTCAAGGcagtgagaaaacaaaacagatccCAAATCAGCACAGTGCTGTTCCGCTGCTCCAGATGTGAAAAGTTGCTCGAGCTATGCGTTCAAGTGGTGTTGGAATAATCGGAAAGATGAGTTGCCAACTGGCAAAATAAACGTGAACGCCATCTGAAAGTCGGAAGAATAAATTCGAAAGTCGTCTAAAAGTTTTGCTTCACTGGTACTTTTACAATCAACTCCAAGCAATTGTTCTTTATGCAAAATGTCATAATCTGTGTTACTTTTCGTCACTTGCAAACTGTCTGCAAATCTCTGACAAATACCAGAATGTATATTTTTAGCAGATACAGACAATAGATGACCATatgttttaaatgattcattTGTCAGACAcaataatttgtcttttttttatttgtttttgtgcaaataTTGTAAAGCGATTTCATGGCGTTTCTCAAATGCTCCAAACATGTTGTATCCACATTCAGACCTCAAAGCACGTGAACGCATCAAAAGCAGAAACACATCTCGCGAAATGCTTTTTTCCGAGGAGCACGAGAACGCACCGTCACAAAGAGGCATTACACGGAGCTCCCAGCTGCACCAGGTCTGACTCTCCTCTTGTTTAAAACCCATGTGTCTGGGGTTTGACTCCGAATCAACTACACACTTAGCATCATCACATAATCTGTCATTGAACTGTGTTTTTAGAACAGACGAAAAAACAAGGTTTTCCTCGGTATCAGACCGAGAAACATCAGAAGCCTGTTTCCAACTGGGCGGGTTCGGCCTGTCCTCATATCGCTGCTTGGTTTGGTACTGAGCGCTGACAGTACTGTGTGATGTCAGGTGAGGACTCTGAGTCCAGCTCATAACAACACTTCAACTTCTGAAAGAAACGGATTTTATCTTCAGGAACAACGCGTTTTCTCCAGCACATGTTGATAATGAGTTGATCTTGATATGGACACGAGGGTTTGTTGTTGAGATGGAAACAGATCAACCTCCGTTAGGCCTAAACCTCTTTTTCTGATCAATTTTAACCATATGTAAGTGAGTGTTTTGTCCATATAGAAATATGCGGTGCTCTACTGGACAGTTACATGTTAGCACCTCCTGCTAAAGAAGTAAAATGAGTCTTTATGGTGGATCTGTTTCCAGAGGTTCATGTGAGCTGTAGTTGTTCAACTTCATTTAAatgagacatattatgcccattttaccccagttgatatggctccttggggtcttaatgaaatgtctgtaacatacctttttcaaaataccacaaggatcatttaaaacagcacctttttaccctgtctaaaacagccctcctcagattgacctgttttgagtgccccgcccccctctccccctcacccctcctccctcctccacgaGATAAAAGCGCCCAGATTtttagctatccattacctctgtgGAAATATGGATACTGTagacgaagatacaatcttgcaaccatatagttttgaaccagagtcaggtgggccgaagcctggctgcgagagccccagcacCCCAGCTGCCCAGCGCAGCCCCCcactgggagcagtgggagctggagcagcagcagcatccttccacactgttgagtcaacgtttagaggtgtcccggtgGTCTCCGCCTCGACGAGCTtcatgtttatgcggccacttagatgtcttgcgggtagcagcagcgagctaaggCGAGCTAACCCTAGCCAAGGAGCCGGGCCGACGGAGCCGGGCCGTCTCCCCCCCGGAGCCGatgagatgatggtggggggtggtctaaggccatgtagcgagactccctacttGGGCATGGTTGGAAAATGACGTActtttcggtcgtaatcccattcgacgcactctagggTATCGTTTCTGACGTAGAGggaccacaacaaatcgcgggagtttttcttttccagagttttggggacggtagacatgccagatacccacacTAActtgtagaagcactacaaaattGGAAtcttcataatatgtcccctttaaatggATCACTCGTGAGAATGTGTTGGAATTGTAGTGTGCAACGTGTCAcacaaaataagtatttttgaCATCATAAGGCACATGCTACTAATATTATACTAATACTATACTACTACTAGCACTACTGCTAGTTCTAatagtaatattaataatactacagtttagtctaaaggccggcgcatggttCTGAAGCTGCGGCTGCGGCTTTTCATGCAGTTGTGTCGATGGACTCGTTTTAATGtatggttctccaagggttgcgcgtgttgcaaagcaattcaccaccagaacactaggtggagtaatgttttttttgtcaaagacgaccttagagacgccttctttgtgtgtggcagtgttcaactgtttatttacattgccACTGCTTTTCCTCAAAGCCGTTTTCTggaggacaaatttgtccctgatctttctcCACAACTTCTTACACTCATCGACCTGCAAACCGACGTTAGCCGGGATGtccttccaggaattgcagGCCATCTGCGAGTCCTTGTATTCCAtcaatgacgggttatacaagtggtcatactttcggatctcttctgacaaacgctcttctatttggtccataatGGTTCTTTTAAATCTTCGTTAATCTCGTTAATCTAATTATGaagcatgaaaccggaaatgtgactctggaaaggatgtagttagctgaccaatcacagccttgtgggctgcgtgaggctggcgtagctttgtcgtatagttacaaaaattgggcgacgcacgcaAGGGGCTCTTAAGCTTGTGTGTCCTTGCGTGTCTCTGAAAATGCAGAACCATGCGCCGTCCTTTAGGGCTGCTCACtgcataagaaaaaaaaacagacaaagctAATAAAAGCAAGTGACTGTTAATACAAGTCATAATTACATACTTCCGCTTGTATTTGATTTTGGGCCTtatactgtttttttaaagcaggaagacacacaaactcattttaaagtaaaacgTCTATTGAAGACCAATACAAATCGAAATAAATGTGGCCTCAATGAAAATATGTCCAGATTGAGGTAAGGTCCAGAGCGGGTTTTGAAGAATTGATaaattaaaaccatttgaatTTGTTACTGTAGTTCAGTTCTGTGTTGGATTTAGGTGTTAATCATGAATCTTTTACTTGTTCTCATGtctaactttttatattaaagcataacTCCCTTAGTCTCATTCAACATGAGATGTTCTGGGGAACAGACAGAGTgacattgttttggtttagtTGTTTcgaatgtttacacaaacagaacatacagccGATAAAGCAGtaacacaatattctttactccaaTGAACAACACCACTGACCCACAaagcatcagctgtgtcaaggctgtTCAAGAAGTGAATATTTTtcctagcaactatcagaggaggagtgagattGGGAGCTGCTGCTCGTCACTTCCTTTAATCCAATGCCAAGAGGGGGGACTACGCCTGAGCACGTAAAATGTTAAAAGTCAATCTCGATCAAATCACTGCAcagttgttgtcataatgttcCATTCACAGGCAGATGCTGAACACTACTGATACTGAACTATGTCACTAAAAGCTCAAAACTACAAACTTGTGCCCAGAAATATTTCGATTTTTCTAAAATCTTTTCTGAAACCCGAAAAGAGCCTCAAACTCATATAGGATGAAATATTGTTCACTGAAACAAAATTTAgaaattctgtgtttttaattttttttttttctgctacaGCATCAATTCAATCCATAAAATGTCTGCCGAGCTGCACACTGTGAGTGGACCAGATGGGAATGATGCAAGTCTTCAAGGCAACACAGTGGGAGGCAGCAAACCTTTACACCGCTTCATGAAAGGCCAACCCAAGACTATTGgcgtgagacacacacacacacacacacaaatagaagcATAAACGTAACAAATAATGATTCTGAtgtcagagaaaataaataaaagcataacTAAAAAAGCAATGAAGGTGTCATGTTCGACTCTGTTTTTGATTTCCTTTCAGGTCGTTGTGTTGGTCTTGGGCTCGtctttctttatcatttcattTGCAATGGCAAAAGAACTCTTTAATGAGCCTCTGTGGAGAATCGACGCACCTGTCATTATTCAGGGAATTCTGGTTGGTATTACAACAAGATGATTATTGATCATTAGATCATAGAGTGAAAGGTGATGGAACAGTCGTTCGCATtgtttatcaccaaacaacaagaagtttgttggtttgaatcctagttcctgtgtggagtttgctAATTCTTTGCACATCTCAGTGGTTTTCTGGGTCTACTCCAGGATCTTCCTCCCACAGtacagacacatgcagattggggttaaaTTCATTGGAGACTCTAATGACTGTAGCCGTGAATTATGTTAATAGTTGTTTATCTCTTTATTTGGCAAGGGTGTACCCTGCTTCAAGCTCCAGCTGTGCTATTGATAACAATTGGACGATAGTGTCTTTTTgtctcagatttttttttttagttaagTATCAGCCTTAAGAAATATCTATACTGTTTGTAagcaatataataaaacatctttacTCCTTCTTTCACAGTTCATCATATGTGGGATTATGTATATTCTGGCAGAGCACAATCCAACCAAGAAAACAGTAAgctctgtttttatatttaaaaagtattacAGGCAACTTTATGACCCTGAGCCTTGCAGATAAAACAGTtgattataatatattattgaCTTACGTCAGCCTTGTCTTTCTGACATGGCTTTTCCTATTAGAGCGATCATAAATTTAATTTTCAGACCGATTTGTCTGCAGGGTTCTCCATGTTGTCTGCATACTGTGTGAACTATTACCAACATTTGTAAGtgattgtctgtctgtctctgctggcGTCTGCATGTAGGTCACCATATCTTTGGCTCTGGGTATTGTGTCAATACTCACGACATTGGGGACTGACTTTCACTTCCTGCCTGACTTAATACAGACCCACTACTACAGGCATTATGTTGACCGTCACGAAGAAGAAGGATTATGGAGATCAGATTTTGAggtgattattttttttgtggtcatttgttgttgttatttgttaCAAATCAAGCTTTTATATTCATCTGTTAAGGCTTTTTTATATGGTactgaaaaatgtatacaaacaTCATACGGTTGGTTTCTCttgtattaatataaaatgGAAAGTAAATTTACTGATTAGTTAGGAATATAATGAGTGATCCTTTTCAGTATTTATCAAGGTATCAACAGTCAAGGTATGGGTGATACTTCGTGTCCCACATGGTGTCtgagatatgtgtgtttttgtttaggcCATGGGAAGGAGCTTGGAATGGATCTTTGTATTCTACACTTTTGTTAGTGCAATTATTTTAATTGTAATGTCAACTCTGGCTGGAGCTGCCCTGCGTTCCACAAAGAGTCAGGTAAAACAGCATGAAACCCCCACTTACACATTAATACAGACAGTGCTGAGAACGTTGaatgtaaatggtctgtatttatacaacACTTTTCTATTCTTGATGACCACTAAAAAGTGCTTCACAGTACAGGTTATTCCcattcagccattcacacacacattcatacagtgcatctctgggcagcactttttccgTGAGCagcaattcggggttcagtatcttgctccAAGGATaattcggcatgcagatggggaggaCTCTGAATCCATAATCTTCTGGAttgaggacgaccgctctaccccctaaCCCACGGCCGACCTGAATGTCCTAATCGCTAAGCGAACAGTCTCACAATATTTACTAAGCATAAGATGCAGCATGACCAATGAGGACTTCAGTCAAGCATTAGACCTTGTTTATACAGTAGTTTGTGCCAACATACCTCCTGAGTGATCCGATCAC comes from Platichthys flesus chromosome 1, fPlaFle2.1, whole genome shotgun sequence and encodes:
- the LOC133953645 gene encoding uncharacterized protein LOC133953645 — protein: MSAELHTVSGPGGNDVSLQGTTVGGSKPLHRFMKGQPKTIGVVVLVLGSSFFIISFAMAKELFNEPLWRIDPSGFIQAILFIICGIMYILAEHNPTKKTVTISFALSIVSILTTLWTDLHILPELIHRHLNRHYVFNDTRPDTEEGLWTSHYEAMGRSLEWIFLFYTFVSAIILIVMSTLAGAALRSTRSQAVVMMTAAPPETPAE
- the LOC133953661 gene encoding uncharacterized protein LOC133953661; protein product: MSAELHTVSGPDGNDASLQGNTVGGSKPLHRFMKGQPKTIGVVVLVLGSSFFIISFAMAKELFNEPLWRIDAPVIIQGILFIICGIMYILAEHNPTKKTVTISLALGIVSILTTLGTDFHFLPDLIQTHYYRHYVDRHEEEGLWRSDFEAMGRSLEWIFVFYTFVSAIILIVMSTLAGAALRSTKSQAVVMMTAAPPETPAE